Within the Deltaproteobacteria bacterium genome, the region GCCTCCGACACCACCTTCGGCCTCCAGCTCGAGCGCAAGCTCGTCGGCACCGTCAACGGCGGGAACTTTGGCGAGGTGCTCACCGCCGGAGACCTGAACCGGGACGGCTTCGCCGAGATCGTGGTGGGCTCACCGAACGCCTCCCGCGGGGCAGGCTCCCACGGCCTGGTCAACGTCTTCGACGGCCGCACCGGCCGCAAGCTGGTCCACGACGCCGGCCCGGCGCAGGGCTCCCTGCTCATCCCCAACTGGGGCCGCGGGCTGGCGATCACCGAGGACAACGACCTCGACGGCTTCCCCGAGCTCCTCGTCGGCGGTCAGGGCGGCGAGGTCTACGCCTTCTCCGGGCGGGACCGCAGCCTGGCCTGGACCGACAGCGACGCCGGCGGCAACGCGGGCTACGCCATCGCCGCCGCCGGCCTGGCCAACGCCTCCTTCCAGACCCCGGTCGACGGCTTCCCCGAGCACGCCGTGGGTGATCCCATGGGCGGAGCCAGCAACAACGGCGTGATCCGCTTCTACTCCGGCGTCTCCTCGGCGCCCTTCGCCACCCGCACCTTCGGCGCCGCGCCCGAGGACCGCCTGGGTCAGCACCTCTCCCCGGCCGTCCCCCTCGCCGGCCCGAGCGGCCACAGCGTGATGACGGCGGTCGGCACCGGCGACGGCTTCACCAGCTACGGCCGGGTGGTGGTGATCGACAGCACCAACGGCACCCTGCTGGGGACCATCCTCGGCTCGGACTACCCCACCGCGATCACCGGCGCCGCGCCCCTGACCCGGGTCCAGTCGGTCGGCACCGGCTACAACTGGATCGCCGTCCCCCGCGCCAACGCGAACGAGGTGGAGGTCTGGCAGGTCGACGAGTCGGGCATCAGCCTCTACCAGACCATCGGCGCCCCGGTCGGCGTCCCGGCGGGCGCGATCTTCGGCCAGTCGGTCGCCTGGTTCGATCTGGACGCCGACGGCTACCAGGATCTCCTGGTGGGCGCCGCCGGGACCGCGGCGAGCGGCGAGGGCTCCTTCTGGGGCTTCGACGTCGAGGCCGGCGGCCGGGTCCTGCTGCGCCAGGATGCCCCGCAGGGGACCGCGGGCTTCGGCTGGAGCATGGCGGTGGCCGACGTCTTCAACGACGGGATCCCGGACATCGTCGTCGGCGCCCCCTACACCATGAACGCCGGCGGCTTGATGCTGGGCTGGGTGGGGGTCTACCAGCTCACCGATCTCTCGATCTCCCCGAACGACGTGCGCTCCACCACCCGGCGCGAGATCCAGCTGAACGTGAGCGGCGGCACCCCGCCCTACACCTTCCTCCTGGACACCAACGGCACCGGCGTGGGCGGCCAGCCCCAGCCGACGGTCACCTCCGACGGCGTCTACCGGGCCGGCACCGGCCTGGGGGTGGACACCGTCAAGGTCACCGACGCCCGGGGCCGGGTGCGCCTGCTCTCGATCCCGCTGATCTCGGAGCTGGACGGTGGCGCGTTCCGCAACTCCGACGGGCCCAACGACGGCGGCCAGCTCGGCGCCTCCCTGGCCATCCTCGGCGATCGGAACTTCGACGGTGTGCCGGAGTTCCTGGTCGGCGCGCCGCAGGGGCAGGGCCTCGGCGGCGCCGTGGGGGTGATCTACCTCTACGATGGCGCCACCGGCGGCGTGATCGCCTCGATCCCCTCGCCCAACAACACCATCGGGGACCGCTTCGGGGCCGCGGTGGCCGGCGTCTCGGACGTGGACGGCGACGGCTACGCCGAGTTCCTGGTCGGCGCCCCCGGCGTCCTGGCGGAGACCGGCCGGGTCTACCTCTTCGCCGGCACGAGCCTGGCGAACCTCGATCAGCTCGACGGCAACTTCCCCGGGGACCGCTTCGGCGAGAACATCGTCTTCCTCGGCCAGTGGAACGGCGAGTTCGGCCACGACTTCGCGGTGGCGGCGCCCGGCGCCAACTACGTGCGCATCCACCAGCTCGTCAGCGGGGCGGCGCCCTCCCTGGGCGACTCCGACTGCCGCGCCGCCTCCCCCTGCGTGCTCTCCCTGCCCACCACCGGCGCCGACCTGAGCAACCCCGAGGACTTCGGCATCGCCATGGCCCACGGAGACATCACCGGCGACCTGGTGCCCGAGCTCATCGTCGGCGCCCCGGGCCAGGACGGCTCCTTCCTCAACGGCCTCACCGACGCCGGGCGGGTGATGGTCTTCGGCGGGGCCTGGAACGGCTTCTCCGCCGGCTACGTCATCCTCGACCGGCCGGGCGACCGGGACTTCATGACCCTCGGCAGCTCGCTGGCCGTGATCGGCGACTTCGACGACGACGGCTACCGCGACATCCTGGTGGGCGCCGGCAAGGACAGCTCCGGCGGCATCTACGGGGGCGGCAGCGTCTCGGTGCTCTCCAGCCAGAGCGGCAACATCCTCTACCGCCAGATGGGCACCTCCCTCCTGGGACAGCTGGGCATCCAGGTGGCCAGCTCCGATCTGGACCGGGACGGCTTCGTCGACTGGGTGATCGGCGCCAAGGAGGAGACCGCGGCGATCCAGGTCTTCGACGGTGAGACCATCCGGATCCGGACGGTGCTGGCGGGCTACTCCAGCGCCGGCACCGGCGAGCGGCTGCTCGCGGGCTTCGACTTCGACCGCAACGGCCTCGACGACGTGCTCTTCGGCTCGCCGAGCTGGGACGACGGCTTCCCCCTGTCTCCCGACGGAAGGATCACCGTGCGCGGGACCGTCGGACCGTAGACCGATCCTTCGGGTCGGCCGCCCCCGCGGCCGGCCCTTACTCCCGGGCCATCTCCGCGGGCAGCACCAGCAGGCGCTGCTTGATGGTGAGCATCTGCACGGCCAGCGAGCACTTCTCCATGAACATCTGGAAGGCCCGCAGGTCCTCGTTGCTGAAGGTGCCGCCCATGGGGCCGCTGCAGAGCACGATGGCGCCGGCCCGCTGGTTGGAGACCAGGGGCACCATGAAGGTGTCGTCACCGTTGGGCAGGTTCAGCCACTTCAGGAGCGCCTCGGCGTCGGAGCCGGGCGCCACCGGCCCCAGGTGAAAGCCCGCCCGCCCGAAGCAGTTGCCGAAGGAGTCGGGGGAGACCCCATCGGTGAGGGTGTAGCAGCGCATCTGGAACTCGCGGGAGCCCTTGGCCACGTGCATGTGGTAGCCGTCGGCGCGCAGCATGAAGATGGCGATGTTCTCGAAGTAGGTCTGACCGAAGCGGAAGACCAGGCCCAGGATCTCGTCGCGGGCCTGGATCCCCAGCAGCTTTCGCACGACCTGCGGCAGGGTGATCGGCCCCAGCTCCTCACCCGCGGGCGTCGGCGCGGCGGCCGGGGAGGCTGCCGGCGCGGTCGCGGCCGCGAAGGGCAGCGGGGCAGGCACCGGCGCGGGGGGCTCGGTGTTGCGCACCGGGGCCGGGGCCGGGGCAGCGGCGACCGGCATCGGAGCGGCGACCGGCGCCTGGGCGGCGACCGACGCCTGGGCGGCGACCGGCGCCGGAGCGGCGACCGGCATCGGGGCGGGCGCCGGAGCCGGAGCGGCCACCGGCATCGAGGCGGGCGCCGGGGCCGGCGCCGCCTGCGCGGGGGCCGAGAAGTCGATCTGCGGCGTGGACGGCTGCTGCGCCAGCTCGATCTCGTTGCCGGAGAAGGCGGCGGCGTAGCCCGCCGAGTTGGTCAAGGTGAGGGCCGGATCCTCGGAGATGCGGATGTAGCGCTCGGGCCGGCTGACCTCGTAGTAGCGCTCGAGGAGCGACCAGATGAGCAGCTCCGGCGCCACGTAGGGGCGCACGTCCAGCCCGGTGGCGAAGCTCACCTCGTCCACCATCGAGAGGTTGCTCGGATCGAGGATCGCCACGTGCAGGCGCCGCTTCTCCTTGAAGAAGGGGATGAGCGTGTAGCGCTCCGCCAGCTCTCGCGGCACCAGCTTGAGGATCTGCGGAGAGACGTCCTCCAGCGAGTCGATGGGCGCGGGGGGGAGGCCCGACTGCCTCGCGAGCAGGCTGGTGAGGAACTCCTGATTCACGAATCCCAGCTCGATGAGGATCGTGCCCAGCTTGCCCCCGTAGATCAGCTGGGCCTTCAGGGCCTCCTCGAGCTGCGGCTGGGAGAGGCCTCCGGCCTCCACCAGCATCTCCCCCAGTCTCATCTTCCCCTTAGCCATGGGGCACAGATCTATTCGCCCTGGCCCTCCCGTGTAAACCAGGGTCCCGGGAGAATCCCCTCGTCCAGGTGCAACTTTCCACCTGAAGCCCGTAAAATGGCCGGATAGGGGCCGGAGAGGGGAATCTCCTCTCTCTCCTGCATGAACCCGAATCGCCAGAGAGGCCGAGATGCTGCGCTCCACCCTCCTCTACGGAACCCTCGTCCTGCTGTTCCTCCCGCTCTCGGGTTGTGAGGGCTGCGCCGAGCCCCTGGCCCGCTGGGAGCCCGACGCCGGCCCGGGGGTGCCCGACGGGAGCACCCCGGACGGAGGCCAGAGCGACGGCGGGGGCGGCGACGCCGGGACGAGCGACGGCGGCGGCTCCGATGGGGGCGGGGGCAGCGACGGCGGCGTGGCCGTCCTCAGCTGCGCCGTCCTCTGCCACGGCGACGAGGGGAACCCGGCGCCGGCCCTCGACCTCGGCGCCGGCAGCGATCCGGACCGCAGGGGCGTGGGCGCCCACCGCCAGCACCTCGCCACCGGCACCGACTGGCACCGGGAGGTGCGCTGCGAGGACTGCCACCTCGTCCCCTCCGCGGTGGGAGACGTCGGCCACATCGACACCCCGCAGCCCGCCGAGCTCACCTGGGGGGCGCTGGCCTCGGCCGACGGCCAGACCCCGGCCTTCGATCAGGGACAGTGCTCGGTCTACTGCCACGGACCGACCCTCCACCCCGGCGGCACCAACACCGAGCCCTTCTGGACCGCCGTGGGCGCGGGTCAGGCGGACTGCGGCACCTGCCACGGGCTGCCTCCCTCGGCCCCCCACCCGGCCACCGTGGCCGAGTGCGGTGTCTGTCACCCCACCCTCTCCGCGAGCGACCGCAGCTTCCTCGAGCCGGAGCGGCACGTCGACGGCGTCCTCGATCTCGGCGCCCTGGGCTGCGCGATCTGCCACGGGGACGGCACCCTGGCCGATCCGCCGGGTGACCTCGCGGGCAACGTCGACCCGGGCGCGCAGGGCGTCGGCTTCCACCGCTCCCACACCCAGGACACGGCGCTCCACCTCGCCTGGGACTGCGGCACCTGCCACCCGGCCCGCTGGGCGGACTACCTCGACCCCGGCCACCTCGACGGTGACAACGTGGCCGAGGTCCTCTTCGACGACCCCCAGAGCGGGGGCCTCAACCCGGTGGCCAGCTACACCCGCGCGACGGCCACCTGCTCGGCGGTCTACTGCCACGGCAACGGCCACTCCCGGAACCGCACCCTGATCTGGAACGCGCCGACCTCGACGGCCTGCAACGCCTGCCACCACGACAACACCACCCCCGAGAATCAGATGGACCTCTCGGGCGAGCACTGGAAGCACATCGGCGATCGCAACTACCCCTGCTCGCGCTGCCACGCGGCGGTGGCCAACCCCGACAAGACGATCAACGATCGCAGCCTCCACGTGGACGGTCAGGTGAGCGTCTCGGAGTCCTCCTGGAACCCGGCGGGGCGCGGCTCCTGCAACCCCTCCTGCCACGGCTTCGAGTACTGGAGGTAGCGCCGGACCCGCGCTTCCTGGCATGACCCGGGGATGAGCGCGCGTCCCGAGCGTGGGCTCGACTTCACCGTCGACCTGCCCCTCCACCTCATCCAGGCCCTGCGCCTCGTCCAGGCCCTCGGCGAGTCCTCGCACCGCCTTCGCCTGCCCGCCGCGGCGCTGCCGACCTTCCGCTA harbors:
- a CDS encoding CxxxxCH/CxxCH domain-containing protein; the protein is MLRSTLLYGTLVLLFLPLSGCEGCAEPLARWEPDAGPGVPDGSTPDGGQSDGGGGDAGTSDGGGSDGGGGSDGGVAVLSCAVLCHGDEGNPAPALDLGAGSDPDRRGVGAHRQHLATGTDWHREVRCEDCHLVPSAVGDVGHIDTPQPAELTWGALASADGQTPAFDQGQCSVYCHGPTLHPGGTNTEPFWTAVGAGQADCGTCHGLPPSAPHPATVAECGVCHPTLSASDRSFLEPERHVDGVLDLGALGCAICHGDGTLADPPGDLAGNVDPGAQGVGFHRSHTQDTALHLAWDCGTCHPARWADYLDPGHLDGDNVAEVLFDDPQSGGLNPVASYTRATATCSAVYCHGNGHSRNRTLIWNAPTSTACNACHHDNTTPENQMDLSGEHWKHIGDRNYPCSRCHAAVANPDKTINDRSLHVDGQVSVSESSWNPAGRGSCNPSCHGFEYWR